A region from the Deltaproteobacteria bacterium genome encodes:
- a CDS encoding haloalkane dehalogenase: MKNQNRKILRTPDRCFENLPGYPFTPHYLECDGLRIHYVEEGPCNAAPILLMHGEPTWSYLYRSMIPILAKAGLRVIAPDLVGFGRSDKFAQEQDYSYAHQVAVFTEFVRKLDLFNITLFCQDWGGLIGLRVVANEPNRFARIIVANTSLPDANTIMARINPVLLRMMVRLQGKVSLDEIGKHATRYSLRPFIRWVAYSKTSEDFPVGDIIQKGTVRTLPSKVLAAYEAPFPDESYKVGIRRMPSLVPTQLKENRKVWKEIFSHWNKPFLTAFSDSDLITRGIEKIFQSRIPGARNQNHVTIQQAGHFLQEDKGELLAQVILNWIPRPHYGFNN, translated from the coding sequence TTGAAAAATCAAAACCGCAAAATATTAAGAACACCTGATCGTTGTTTTGAAAACTTGCCAGGTTATCCTTTTACACCCCATTATCTTGAATGTGATGGTTTGCGCATCCATTATGTAGAGGAAGGGCCGTGCAACGCAGCACCTATCTTGTTAATGCACGGAGAGCCCACTTGGAGCTATCTCTATCGCAGCATGATCCCCATTCTTGCAAAAGCAGGGCTGCGTGTCATTGCCCCCGATCTCGTAGGGTTTGGACGTTCCGATAAATTCGCCCAAGAACAAGATTACTCTTATGCCCACCAAGTTGCCGTGTTTACCGAATTTGTGCGAAAACTCGACCTTTTTAATATCACGCTTTTTTGCCAAGATTGGGGAGGCTTGATTGGCCTTCGCGTTGTGGCCAATGAACCCAATCGCTTTGCACGAATTATTGTGGCTAACACCAGCCTGCCCGATGCCAACACGATCATGGCACGAATTAACCCTGTTTTACTTCGCATGATGGTAAGGCTTCAGGGCAAGGTCTCCCTTGATGAAATCGGCAAACATGCCACACGTTATTCCTTACGACCGTTTATTCGCTGGGTCGCCTATTCGAAAACCAGTGAAGATTTCCCCGTAGGAGATATTATTCAAAAAGGCACGGTCCGCACACTTCCATCCAAAGTGCTAGCCGCCTACGAGGCACCATTTCCGGATGAAAGCTACAAGGTAGGGATACGGAGAATGCCCAGCCTCGTGCCCACTCAATTAAAAGAAAATCGCAAAGTGTGGAAAGAAATTTTCTCGCATTGGAACAAACCCTTTTTGACAGCGTTCAGTGACAGTGACCTCATCACACGCGGCATTGAAAAAATCTTTCAGTCGCGCATACCCGGGGCACGCAACCAAAACCACGTCACCATCCAACAAGCGGGTCATTTTCTACAAGAAGATAAGGGAGAACTGCTGGCACAGGTTATTTTGAACTGGATCCCCCGCCCCCATTACGGATTCAATAACTGA
- the alaS gene encoding alanine--tRNA ligase yields the protein MKSSQIRESFLQFFEKRGHRVVKSSSLIPQDPTLFFTNAGMVQFKQVFTGEEKLEFMRAASSQKCMRVSGKHNDLENVGYTVRHHTFFEMLGNFSFGDYFKKEAIIYAWEFLTTDMKIPKDRLWVTVFREDDEAHDLWVQHTDIKPDLIFRFDEKDNFWSMGEVGPCGPCSEIYYDHGQEYSCGKKDCKVGCDCGRYMEIWNLVFMQFDRKSDGRLENLPKPSVDTGMGLERLACVVQGKHSNYDSDLFTDLFRAIEKISGGHYGKNAETDVAMRVIADHLRACTFLIGEGLQPANDGRGYVLRRILRRAIRYGKKLGLNQPFLHQLVPAVVEKMGKVYSELAQNQKFIVEVIRGEEQRFFTTLEKGLGFLQTALADVKKRGAKILSGEIAFALYDTYGFPLDLTELIATENGLAVDEAGFTKAMGAQKQKARASWKGSGEIKLEEVYLQLANLGVKSKFLGYETLQSKGKILGIIKEGALVQAATTGDEIEVLTDQTPFYAESGGQVGDQGKLEASYVLAQITDTQAPKEGLICHHVKIKQGSLKVGQEVQLVVNAADRIKTMNNHTATHLLHAALRKILGEHVKQAGSLVAPDRLRFDFSHFAALTAVELTAVEDLVNEKIRQNIDVQKNCQSYAEAIAAGAMALFGEKYGDQVRVLKIADFSTELCGGTHVSRTGDIGCFKIIEETSVAAGVRRIEALTGGAVIEYLRDFEQQWSDIAKELKVGRVEALAKVQKMATQLKKLEREVVNLKSQAVHGSASDPMTEVKEVGGVRYLAIRRDIDDVQALRKFSDQLKNKLGSGITVLGSASGAKATLIVTVSKDLISRFNAVELCRALAAKMGGSGGGKPDRAQAGGQADGLEASLAHVPQLLNP from the coding sequence ATGAAATCATCACAAATTAGGGAATCTTTCCTACAATTTTTTGAAAAACGTGGGCATCGTGTGGTTAAAAGTTCTAGCCTCATTCCCCAAGACCCCACGTTATTTTTCACCAATGCGGGGATGGTGCAATTTAAACAAGTTTTTACCGGCGAAGAAAAATTGGAATTTATGCGAGCGGCCTCTTCGCAAAAGTGCATGCGGGTTTCGGGCAAACATAACGATTTAGAAAATGTTGGGTACACGGTTCGGCATCATACCTTTTTTGAAATGTTAGGGAATTTTTCATTTGGGGATTATTTCAAAAAAGAGGCGATTATTTACGCATGGGAATTTTTAACCACCGACATGAAAATCCCCAAAGACCGATTGTGGGTCACGGTATTTCGCGAAGATGATGAGGCCCATGATTTGTGGGTGCAACATACCGATATAAAACCAGACCTAATTTTTCGTTTTGATGAAAAAGATAATTTTTGGAGTATGGGTGAAGTGGGCCCTTGTGGGCCATGCTCCGAGATTTATTATGATCATGGCCAAGAATATAGTTGTGGCAAAAAAGATTGTAAGGTGGGCTGTGATTGTGGCCGCTACATGGAGATTTGGAATTTAGTCTTCATGCAATTCGATCGCAAAAGCGATGGGCGTTTAGAAAATTTGCCCAAACCCAGTGTGGATACAGGCATGGGTTTAGAGCGACTGGCCTGTGTGGTGCAAGGCAAACATTCTAATTACGACAGCGATCTTTTTACCGATCTTTTTCGCGCCATCGAAAAAATCAGTGGGGGCCATTATGGCAAGAATGCCGAAACCGATGTAGCCATGCGGGTGATTGCCGATCATTTGCGCGCCTGCACTTTTTTAATTGGAGAAGGGCTGCAGCCCGCTAATGATGGCCGAGGCTACGTTTTACGCCGTATTTTGCGGCGGGCCATTCGTTATGGAAAAAAGTTGGGCTTAAACCAGCCCTTCCTGCATCAACTGGTGCCGGCGGTTGTAGAAAAGATGGGCAAAGTTTATTCTGAATTAGCTCAGAATCAAAAATTTATTGTTGAAGTAATACGTGGTGAAGAACAACGCTTTTTTACTACCTTAGAAAAGGGGCTCGGGTTTTTACAAACCGCATTGGCCGATGTCAAAAAACGTGGGGCTAAAATTTTATCAGGCGAAATTGCCTTTGCTCTCTACGACACCTATGGTTTTCCTCTCGACTTAACCGAGCTTATTGCCACCGAAAATGGTTTGGCCGTTGATGAGGCGGGTTTCACGAAGGCCATGGGTGCGCAAAAGCAAAAGGCGCGGGCCAGTTGGAAGGGGTCAGGGGAAATAAAGTTAGAAGAGGTTTACCTGCAATTGGCAAACCTTGGCGTAAAAAGTAAATTTTTAGGGTATGAGACCTTACAGTCTAAAGGGAAGATTTTGGGTATTATAAAAGAGGGTGCTTTAGTTCAAGCCGCCACAACCGGAGATGAGATTGAAGTGCTCACCGATCAAACTCCCTTTTATGCAGAATCCGGTGGTCAAGTGGGCGATCAAGGTAAGCTTGAAGCCTCTTACGTGCTTGCCCAAATTACCGATACTCAAGCTCCTAAAGAGGGGCTAATTTGTCATCATGTGAAAATCAAACAGGGATCCCTTAAAGTTGGGCAAGAAGTTCAACTCGTGGTGAATGCAGCCGACCGAATAAAGACCATGAACAATCATACAGCCACACATTTGTTGCATGCTGCTTTACGAAAAATTTTAGGTGAACATGTAAAACAAGCAGGGTCGTTGGTGGCGCCCGATCGCTTGCGGTTTGATTTCAGCCATTTTGCAGCATTGACGGCGGTTGAACTAACGGCGGTTGAAGATTTGGTGAACGAAAAAATTCGGCAAAATATCGATGTTCAAAAAAATTGCCAGTCTTATGCAGAAGCCATTGCGGCAGGGGCCATGGCATTATTTGGCGAAAAATATGGCGACCAAGTTAGGGTTTTGAAAATCGCCGATTTTTCAACCGAGCTTTGTGGTGGCACCCATGTGAGTCGTACCGGTGATATTGGATGTTTTAAAATCATTGAAGAAACTTCGGTGGCAGCTGGGGTGCGGCGTATCGAAGCCCTCACCGGCGGGGCTGTCATTGAATATCTGCGAGATTTTGAACAACAATGGTCAGATATTGCCAAAGAATTAAAAGTAGGGCGGGTCGAGGCCCTGGCTAAGGTTCAAAAAATGGCAACCCAACTTAAAAAATTAGAAAGAGAAGTCGTTAATTTAAAAAGTCAAGCGGTCCATGGTTCAGCGAGCGATCCCATGACCGAAGTTAAAGAAGTTGGTGGGGTGCGCTATTTAGCCATTCGCCGCGATATCGATGATGTGCAGGCCTTGCGAAAATTTTCTGATCAATTAAAAAACAAATTGGGGTCAGGCATTACCGTGTTGGGTTCGGCCAGTGGCGCCAAGGCCACCTTGATTGTAACCGTTTCTAAAGATTTAATCAGTCGTTTTAATGCCGTTGAACTTTGCCGAGCGCTAGCCGCTAAAATGGGTGGCTCGGGTGGAGGCAAACCCGATCGTGCCCAAGCCGGCGGCCAAGCCGATGGCTTAGAGGCGAGCCTAGCTCATGTGCCTCAGTTATTGAATCCGTAA
- the recA gene encoding recombinase RecA, which yields MSTDKEKAISLALAGIEKQFGKGAIMRLGDDPLPLAKVGSISSGSISLDIALGIGGYPKGRIIEIFGPESSGKTTLALHAIAESQKQGGVAAFIDAEHALDVQYAKKLGVKVEDLLISQPDTGEQALEICDALVRSNAISVIVIDSVAALVPRGEIEGDMGDAQMGAQARLMSQALRKLTGVIHKSNTLVVFINQIRMKIGVMFGNPETTTGGNALKFYATVRLDVRRIGAIKQGEQNVGNRTRAKVVKNKLAPPFKEAEFDIVYGHGISVEGDLLDLAATSEIIEKSGSWFTHGAERIGQGRENAKQYLIEHPEFCQELKTKILAHYGLVPNETDEAKVAKKKAVSH from the coding sequence ATGTCGACCGATAAAGAAAAGGCCATAAGCCTTGCGTTAGCTGGGATCGAAAAACAATTCGGTAAAGGTGCTATTATGCGCTTGGGTGATGACCCCTTACCTTTGGCAAAAGTTGGGTCGATTTCGTCCGGCTCCATTTCTTTAGATATTGCTTTAGGGATTGGTGGATACCCCAAGGGGAGAATTATTGAAATTTTCGGCCCTGAATCTTCAGGTAAAACAACTTTGGCCCTTCATGCCATTGCCGAATCTCAAAAACAAGGTGGGGTGGCAGCCTTCATCGATGCCGAACATGCCTTAGACGTGCAGTATGCTAAAAAACTAGGTGTGAAGGTCGAGGACTTACTCATTAGCCAACCTGATACCGGTGAACAGGCCTTAGAGATTTGCGATGCCTTGGTGCGCAGTAATGCGATCAGCGTGATTGTCATTGATTCGGTGGCGGCTCTCGTGCCCCGGGGTGAGATCGAAGGCGACATGGGCGACGCTCAAATGGGGGCGCAAGCAAGGCTGATGAGTCAGGCCCTGCGCAAATTAACGGGCGTGATTCATAAGTCCAATACCTTGGTGGTTTTTATCAACCAAATCCGCATGAAGATTGGAGTAATGTTTGGAAACCCCGAAACAACTACCGGAGGCAACGCCTTAAAATTTTATGCCACCGTGCGCTTAGACGTGCGCCGGATTGGCGCTATCAAACAAGGCGAGCAGAATGTGGGTAATCGCACTCGAGCGAAGGTGGTTAAAAATAAATTGGCCCCGCCCTTTAAAGAAGCAGAATTTGATATTGTTTATGGCCACGGCATTTCGGTTGAAGGTGATTTGCTGGATTTGGCAGCCACCAGTGAAATTATTGAAAAAAGTGGTTCATGGTTTACCCATGGGGCAGAGCGCATTGGGCAAGGGCGAGAAAATGCTAAACAATATTTAATCGAGCACCCTGAATTTTGCCAAGAACTTAAAACCAAGATTTTGGCGCATTATGGGTTGGTGCCTAACGAAACCGATGAGGCTAAGGTGGCTAAGAAAAAAGCGGTCAGCCACTAA
- a CDS encoding competence/damage-inducible protein A, with translation MKKNHSITCEIIAIGNEVLVGDVINSNAAFLSQALTQLGYQVKYHSTLGDDEATMLQAFRLATKRAKLIMVTGGLGPTSDDFTLEVFAQFLKVPLKRDQQIAKKIERFFKKSGRVFTPNQLKQADIPQGSIVLENPLGTAPGIYRAYQQSHFFFLPGVPAEMSRMFFKRVLPILKKKMPVRQKVCTEILRCFGIPEGALDYALKTELMERVQLLETKLAFQVKFPDILLKISSSGSSESAVKRKLKTAKARILEKVGNYVYGEGEQDLAVVVGERLKQSEKTLAVAESCTGGYLSDWLTNQPGASDFFLEGLTCYANSSKISRCCVESSVLVEQGAVSREVAIQMASGIRKQVGADFGIGITGIAGPSGGTAEKPVGTVYVAIASQHEVWDKKFVLPFGRKAFKKVVAAIALNKLRRMLL, from the coding sequence ATGAAAAAAAATCATTCTATTACTTGTGAAATCATTGCCATTGGCAACGAAGTATTAGTGGGTGATGTGATCAATAGCAACGCGGCTTTTTTGTCGCAAGCGCTTACCCAACTGGGTTATCAAGTAAAGTATCACAGCACCTTGGGTGACGATGAAGCAACCATGTTGCAAGCCTTTCGCTTGGCAACGAAGCGAGCTAAATTAATTATGGTGACGGGTGGCTTAGGCCCCACTTCTGATGATTTTACTTTGGAAGTGTTCGCTCAATTTTTAAAGGTTCCCTTAAAGCGTGATCAACAAATTGCAAAAAAGATTGAACGTTTTTTTAAAAAATCAGGTCGGGTTTTCACTCCCAATCAACTCAAGCAAGCCGATATTCCGCAAGGCTCGATTGTTTTGGAAAATCCTTTAGGCACGGCGCCAGGCATTTATCGTGCCTATCAACAAAGCCATTTTTTCTTTTTGCCCGGGGTTCCAGCGGAAATGTCTCGGATGTTTTTCAAACGGGTTTTGCCTATCCTCAAAAAGAAAATGCCGGTTCGTCAAAAAGTTTGCACCGAGATATTAAGATGTTTTGGCATTCCCGAAGGCGCACTCGATTATGCCTTGAAAACAGAATTGATGGAACGAGTTCAATTATTAGAGACAAAACTCGCCTTTCAAGTGAAGTTTCCCGATATTTTGTTAAAAATTTCAAGTAGCGGTTCAAGTGAAAGTGCGGTGAAACGTAAACTAAAAACAGCCAAAGCCCGCATTTTAGAAAAGGTTGGGAATTATGTTTATGGAGAGGGTGAACAAGACTTAGCGGTGGTGGTGGGCGAACGCCTAAAACAGTCCGAAAAAACGTTAGCAGTGGCCGAATCGTGTACGGGTGGGTATTTGAGTGATTGGTTGACCAACCAGCCCGGGGCGAGCGATTTTTTTTTAGAAGGGCTTACTTGTTATGCTAATAGTTCAAAAATTTCAAGATGTTGCGTTGAGTCCAGCGTATTAGTTGAACAGGGGGCAGTGAGTCGGGAAGTAGCCATTCAGATGGCCAGTGGAATTCGTAAGCAAGTTGGCGCGGATTTTGGAATAGGAATCACCGGTATTGCAGGCCCCAGTGGTGGGACGGCTGAAAAACCGGTTGGTACGGTTTATGTTGCCATTGCAAGCCAGCATGAAGTTTGGGATAAAAAGTTTGTTTTGCCATTTGGGCGCAAGGCCTTTAAAAAAGTTGTGGCGGCCATTGCCTTAAATAAGCTAAGAAGAATGTTACTTTAA
- a CDS encoding phosphatidylglycerophosphatase A, which yields MKIITKIFSTWFGLGLLPGPTGTYGTLGAVVVYWLVRDLSVLHYVLGVVIFIFIASFFSQLHENFSSLHDDGSIVIDEVAGFLVTMVLIPFSWQHVLLGFILFRLFDILKPFPIRLIDQKLKGGWGVVLDDVLAGIFANLILRGIIYATSNG from the coding sequence ATGAAAATTATCACCAAAATATTTTCGACTTGGTTTGGTTTAGGCTTGTTGCCTGGGCCCACCGGCACTTATGGAACCTTAGGTGCGGTGGTGGTTTATTGGTTGGTGCGCGATTTGTCAGTGCTTCATTATGTTTTGGGAGTCGTCATTTTTATTTTTATTGCCAGCTTCTTTTCGCAATTACACGAAAATTTTTCTTCACTGCACGATGACGGCTCGATTGTTATTGATGAAGTCGCAGGGTTTTTAGTGACCATGGTGCTCATTCCTTTTAGTTGGCAACACGTTCTGTTGGGTTTTATTTTGTTTCGTTTATTTGATATTCTAAAACCCTTTCCGATTCGTTTGATCGATCAAAAGTTAAAGGGTGGTTGGGGGGTGGTGTTGGATGATGTGCTGGCGGGGATTTTTGCGAATTTAATATTACGTGGAATCATTTATGCGACGAGCAATGGGTAA